Genomic DNA from Methylocystis sp. MJC1:
CAAGGGCGGCGACGCGCCTGGGCTGCCGCCGGGCATGGGGCCGGGCGCGCCTTTCGACGATCTCTTCGAGGAATTCTTCAAGCGCCGCGGCCAGGGCATGCCTGATCTGCCGCGCCAGCGCAAATCATCCTCGCTCGGCTCCGGCTTCGTCATCGACGCCGCCGGCATCGTGATCACCAATAATCACGTCATCGCCGACGCCAGCGAAGTGACCGTCATTTTCAACGACGGCCAGAAGCTCAAGGCTGAAATTCTCGGCAAGGACCAGAAGGTCGACGTGGCGGTCCTGAAGGTGAAGCCGGAGAAGCCGCTGAAGGCGGTGAAATTCGGCGACAGCGACAAGGCGCGCGTCGGCGACTGGGTGCTGGCGGTCGGCAATCCCTTCGGCCTCGGCGGCTCGGTGACGGCGGGCATCGTCTCTGCCCGCAATCGCAACATCGATAGCGGCCCCTACGACAACTACATTCAGACCGACGCCTCCATCAACAAGGGCAATTCCGGCGGCCCGCTGTTCAACATGGACGGTGAGGTGATCGGCATCAACACGGCGATTCTCTCGCCCTCCGGCGGCTCGGTCGGCATCGGTTTCGCGACCCCTGCGAACACCGTGCAGCCAGTGATCGAGCAGCTCCAGCAATATGGCGAGACGCGCCGCGGTTGGCTCGGCGTGCGCATCCAGAATGTCGACGACGCCATTGCCGAAACGCTCAACCTCGGCGCGCTGCGCGGCGCGCTGGTCGCCGGCGTGGACGACAAGGGCCCCTCGAAGCCCGCCGGAATCAAGGCCGGCGACGTGATCGTGAAATTCGACGGCAAGCCGATCAAGGAATCGCGCGACCTGCCCAAGCTCGTCGCCGCGACGCCGGTCGGTAAGGACGTGGACCTTGTGATTGTCCGCTCCGGCAAGGAGGAGACCAAGAAGGTCAAGCTCGGTCGCTTGGAGGACGGCGAGAAAGTCGCCTCGCGCGACGGCGGCGACAAGGAAAAGCCGGAGACGAATAGCCCGGCCTCCCAGAGCGCGCTGGGGCTGGAGTTTTCGCGCCTCACTGACGACTTGCGCGCGCGCTTCCAGATCAAGGAGACGGTGAAGAACGGCGTGCTGATCACTTCCGTCGACCCGACCTCGAACGCGGCGGAGAAGCGGCTGCAGCCCGGCGAAATCCTGCTCGAAGTCAATCAGGAGCCGGTTAGCGAGCCCTCGGACGCGGTGAAGAAGATCAAGGCGCTGAAGGACGCGGGCAAGAAGACGGCGCTGCTGATCGTGGCCAACGGCCAGGGCGACGCGCATTTCGTGGCGCTGCCGGTGGAGTAAGGCTCGGCAGCCCACATCCGACCCTCGCTGACTCGAGGGCCACCTTCTCCCGCAAGCGGGAGAAGGAGGGGACCCCGAGGCTTCGGGAACTTTGGAGCTCATCTCGAATGAGCCAACGCGACTCCTTCTCCCGCCTGCGGGAGAAGGTGGCCCCGCGAAGCGGGGTCGGATGAGGGCGGACACTCACTCTCTAAATTGGTTTTTCCGGTAGCCCTGCGCATAAAGCAGCGCCGTCAGATCCGCGCAGTCGATCCGAGCCGCCGCGATTTCAGCGACCTTCGGCTTGGCGTGATAAGCGACGCCGAGCCCCGCCTCCTGCAACATATCGAGATCATTGGCGCCGTCGCCGATCGCGAGCGTCGCCGCAGGGGCCAGTCCGAGCCGCTCGCGCAAGCCGACAAGCGCGGCGCGCTTGCCTTCCCTGCCCTGCACCGGCTCCATGACAACGCCTGTCAAGGCGCGCCCGACAATCTCCAGCCGGTTGGCGAAAGTCTCGTCGAAGCCGATGCGTGCGGCGACCGGCGTCGTGAATTGCGTAAAGCCGCCGGTGACGAGCGCCGTATGCGAGCCGTGCGCGCGCATGGTCTGCACGAGGGCGCGAGCGCCCGGCGTGAGCGTTATGCGGGCGACGATCGTCTCGATCTCATCGAGCGTCACGCCGGCCAGCAGCGCGACGCGCTCCTTCAACGCCGCCTGAAAATTGAGCTCGCCCGCCATGGCGCGCTCGGTGATGGCGGAGATGCGGTCACGAATGCCGATGAGCCCGGCAAGCTCGTCGATGCATTCCTGCTCGATCATGGTCGAGTCCATGTCGGCGACGAGGAGGCGCTTGCGACGGCCTTCGACCGGCTGTACGACAACGTCGATCGCCTCCCCGGCGAGCGCGGCATGCAAGCGGGCGCGCACAGCATCTTGGTCTCGCACGTCGAAGAAAACGTCGGCGGCGATGTCGGGCGCGAGCCAATCCAGCGGCGGATGGCCTAGTCCGACTTCGCGCAAGGCGCGCCAGACGGCCGCCTCGGTTAGCGCGGCCTCACTCCCGGCGATCAAGGTTGCGACAAGCTTTTCCGGGCTCGCCTCGCCTTCCCCGTGCCGGCTACGGGAGTCACTCATCTCGGAGCCGTCATGGCCGGGCTTGTCCCGGCCACCCACGCCAATGGGCGCGGCCTAGCCAAGGACAGGACCACCCTACGCCAGCGACCGATTAGGGCGACGTTCGAAGTGTACGGCCTTTTCGAGATTGGAGCCCGCCGCCCCCCATAAGCTGGTATTGCGCGGCGTGGATGGCCGGGACGAGCCCGGCCATGACGTAGGTGTGGGTCGATCGCCTTTGACATCCAGCCCATTTCCGCCGCAATAGCCGCCATGTCCCCGCGCGCCATTCTCATCGCAGGTCCCACCGCCTCGGGCAAGTCGGCGCTGGCGCTCGCCATCGCCAAGCGCGTCGGCGGCGCGGTGGTCAACGCCGACTCCATGCAGGTCTACCGTGACCTGCGAATCATCACCGCGCGGCCGACGTTAGAGGAAGAGGCACAAGCGCCGCATCTTCTCTTCGGCCATGTCGACGCGGCGGTGAATTACTCCGTCGGTCGCTATCTCACCGATTTCGCGCAGACGCTGGCCGATGTCGATGCGCGCGGCGTGACGCCGGTCGTCGCTGGCGGCACCGGCATGTATTTCAAGGCCGCGCTTTATGGCCTTTCAGATATTCCCGCCGTGCCGGAGGAGGTGCGCGCGCAGGTGCGCGCCGCGGCGGAAGGCGCAAGCCCGCAGGAGCTTCACGCCGAGCTTTTGTCGAAAGACCCGGAGACCGCCGCGCGCCTGCGCCCCACGGACCCGCAGCGCATTCTGCGCGCCCTGGAGGTTTTCGCCGCGACGGGCAAGCCGCTTGCTTCCTTCCACGGCCCGCGCTCAGCGCCGCTGCTCGATGCGGCGCAATGCCCGGCCTTCTTCCTCGCGCCCGAGCGCGAGACGCTCTACGCGCGCATCGACGCGCGCTTCGACAAAATGATGGCGACGGGCGCGCTCGACGAAGTGGCCCGCCTACGCGAGCGCAAGCTCGATCCCGCGCTCCCCGCCATGCGCGCGCATGGGGTCCCTCATCTCATCGCTTATCTCGACGGGCGCATGCCGCTCGAAGAGGCGATCATGCGCGGCAAGCTGGATACGCGCCATTACGCGAAGCGACAGTTCACTTTCGCGCGGCATCAATTGGCTCACTTCGCGTGGCTATCCACAGACGATCCATGGGCAGCGGTCGAGGCGGCCTGCATCTGGTGAAGGTAATGCTGCCCCGTGAACATCTGGAACAGCGACAGGCCGATCTCCATCGCGATCAGCACGATGATGATCCATTCGAGCCGCACCGAACGGTCGGCGTCGATGAGATCGGTGAGCGCCCGGGCAGTCTCGCCGATCACGTCGATCTTGGCGTTGAGCGTGCGTCCCCGCGCCTCCAGCTCATACTCGTCTTCAAGACGCGCATAGAGGCGTTCGAGATCGGGCCGATCCCATAGCACGTCGGGCTTGTCCTCGACGGCGACGCGCCCAGAGACGCGATGACGCACGAGCAGGGTCTGGCCGATGAGCTCCAGCATGGACTTGCGCCGCCATGGCGGGCGGCCCTTGCTCGCAAGCTCCGCCGCAAAAGGCTCGATCGTGTCGAAGACGGCGTTGACGCGGCGCTCGTCGCGCGCCAGCGCCACGCTTTTCGCCAAGGCGTCGGCGATAACGAGAAGCCGCGCCTCGGAAAGGTCCTTCACTGCAAGGCGGCCGTTCGGCAGCGGCTTGTCCTCGCCGTCATGAGTGATTTCGATGACGAGCGTCTCGTCGTCGCCCCGCGAGGCTCCTGCGACCCGCGCGCCGATCTTGGTGACGATTTCGTCCTCTTCGAGCGGCGACAGGCCGAAAAGCACGGCGACTCCGAAGCGGTAGAGCACCGCGAAGCCCGCCTGCCCGGCATGGAAGGCGAGCGGCGCAGTCGACACGAGATCCGCCCGCTCCAGCCCCACCGTGTCGATGCGTTCGCCCAGCAGCAAGGCGCGCGCCGTCATGGTTTGCGCTACGGCGTGGGTCGTTCTGAGTTCAACGTCGGTCATAATCGTCCCGCTTGAATCCTATTGTAGCCATAACGCCGCGGCGCCAAAATCACCATGGCCATGCCTTGCATGACGCCGGCAAAAACGCTAGCTAGCGCGACGATCGACGCGAGACGCACACAAATCGTCGAAAGACGCTCAAGAGACCCTTCACATGACTTATGTCGTCACGGAAAACTGCATCAAGTGCAAGTATATGGATTGCGTGGAAGTTTGCCCTGTCGACTGCTTCTACGAGGGCGAGAACATGCTCGTCATCCATCCGGACGAATGTATCGACTGCGGCGTCTGCGAGCCGGAATGCCCGGCGGAGGCGAT
This window encodes:
- the miaA gene encoding tRNA (adenosine(37)-N6)-dimethylallyltransferase MiaA, whose translation is MSPRAILIAGPTASGKSALALAIAKRVGGAVVNADSMQVYRDLRIITARPTLEEEAQAPHLLFGHVDAAVNYSVGRYLTDFAQTLADVDARGVTPVVAGGTGMYFKAALYGLSDIPAVPEEVRAQVRAAAEGASPQELHAELLSKDPETAARLRPTDPQRILRALEVFAATGKPLASFHGPRSAPLLDAAQCPAFFLAPERETLYARIDARFDKMMATGALDEVARLRERKLDPALPAMRAHGVPHLIAYLDGRMPLEEAIMRGKLDTRHYAKRQFTFARHQLAHFAWLSTDDPWAAVEAACIW
- a CDS encoding RMD1 family protein, which gives rise to MTDVELRTTHAVAQTMTARALLLGERIDTVGLERADLVSTAPLAFHAGQAGFAVLYRFGVAVLFGLSPLEEDEIVTKIGARVAGASRGDDETLVIEITHDGEDKPLPNGRLAVKDLSEARLLVIADALAKSVALARDERRVNAVFDTIEPFAAELASKGRPPWRRKSMLELIGQTLLVRHRVSGRVAVEDKPDVLWDRPDLERLYARLEDEYELEARGRTLNAKIDVIGETARALTDLIDADRSVRLEWIIIVLIAMEIGLSLFQMFTGQHYLHQMQAASTAAHGSSVDSHAK
- the serB gene encoding phosphoserine phosphatase SerB, giving the protein MSDSRSRHGEGEASPEKLVATLIAGSEAALTEAAVWRALREVGLGHPPLDWLAPDIAADVFFDVRDQDAVRARLHAALAGEAIDVVVQPVEGRRKRLLVADMDSTMIEQECIDELAGLIGIRDRISAITERAMAGELNFQAALKERVALLAGVTLDEIETIVARITLTPGARALVQTMRAHGSHTALVTGGFTQFTTPVAARIGFDETFANRLEIVGRALTGVVMEPVQGREGKRAALVGLRERLGLAPAATLAIGDGANDLDMLQEAGLGVAYHAKPKVAEIAAARIDCADLTALLYAQGYRKNQFRE
- a CDS encoding DegQ family serine endoprotease — encoded protein: MIPAFRRAALALATASSLWLAGPAHAKGPDSLADLSAQVSDAVVNISATQTLETKQRGKGGDAPGLPPGMGPGAPFDDLFEEFFKRRGQGMPDLPRQRKSSSLGSGFVIDAAGIVITNNHVIADASEVTVIFNDGQKLKAEILGKDQKVDVAVLKVKPEKPLKAVKFGDSDKARVGDWVLAVGNPFGLGGSVTAGIVSARNRNIDSGPYDNYIQTDASINKGNSGGPLFNMDGEVIGINTAILSPSGGSVGIGFATPANTVQPVIEQLQQYGETRRGWLGVRIQNVDDAIAETLNLGALRGALVAGVDDKGPSKPAGIKAGDVIVKFDGKPIKESRDLPKLVAATPVGKDVDLVIVRSGKEETKKVKLGRLEDGEKVASRDGGDKEKPETNSPASQSALGLEFSRLTDDLRARFQIKETVKNGVLITSVDPTSNAAEKRLQPGEILLEVNQEPVSEPSDAVKKIKALKDAGKKTALLIVANGQGDAHFVALPVE